The Myotis daubentonii chromosome 9, mMyoDau2.1, whole genome shotgun sequence genome has a segment encoding these proteins:
- the RPS13 gene encoding small ribosomal subunit protein uS15, which yields MGRMHAPGKGLSQSALPYRRSVPTWLKLTSDDVKEQIYKLAKKGLTPSQIGVILRDSHGVAQVRFVTGNKILRILKSKGLAPDLPEDLYHLIKKAVAVRKHLERNRKDKDAKFRLILIESRIHRLARYYKTKRVLPPNWKYESSTASALVA from the exons ATGGGTCGCATGCACGCTCCCGG GAAGGGCCTGTCCCAGTCGGCTCTGCCCTACCGCCGCAGCGTCCCCACC TGGCTGAAATTGACGTCTGACGACGTGAAGGAGCAGATCTACAAACTGGCCAAGAAGGGCCTGACTCCCTCGCAAATCG GTGTGATCCTGAGAGACTCGCATGGCGTTGCACAAGTACGTTTTGTGACGGGCAATAAGATCCTGAGAATTCTTAAGTCTAAAGGGCTTGCTCCTGACCTTCCTGAGGATCTCTACCATTTAATTAAGAAAGCTGTTGCAGTTCGAAagcaccttgagaggaacagaaag gataaGGATGCTAAATTCCGTCTGATTCTGATTGAGAGCCGTATTCACCGATTGGCTCGATATTATAAAACCAAACGAGTCCTGCCCCCCAATTGGAAATA cgAGTCATCCACAGCCTCTGCACTGGTTGCATAA